The following are encoded in a window of Phaseolus vulgaris cultivar G19833 chromosome 3, P. vulgaris v2.0, whole genome shotgun sequence genomic DNA:
- the LOC137807257 gene encoding uncharacterized protein, which translates to MVLFGVLKRRSASGFVPLEGIDMMARFISKSKTLLRHSQSPKVLIVCHRHRSSEAMKSKWGEMEGVKLLEDHAHRVMIMKATPDWLPFLPGYSFWVPPPTSPFFHKFSIPAQPFLMQAIATPRGMELTVQLKVMEHTENLALSEDEEG; encoded by the exons ATGGTATTGTTTGGTGTGTTGAAAAGGAGAAGTGCATCTGGTTTTGTTCCATTGGAAGGAATTGATATGATGGCCAGGTTCATCTCCAAGTCCAAGACGCTGCTTCGTCATTCCCAATCCCCGAAGGTCCTGATTGTGTGCCACCGCCACCGATCTTCGGAAGCCATGAAATCGAAGTGGGGGGAGATGGAAGGGGTGAAGTTGCTGGAAGACCATGCCCACCGTGTTATGATCATGAAGGCCACACCCGATTGGCTTCCCTTTCTCCCCGGTTACTCCTTCTGGGTCCCACCTCCTACCTCCCCTTTTTTCCACAAATTCTCCATCCCCGCTCAACCCTTCTTAATGCAAG CTATTGCCACCCCACGAGGGATGGAACTTACTGTGCAACTCAAGGTTATGGAACACACTGAAAACCTGGCGCTCTCTGAAGACGAGGAAGGATGA